Genomic window (Magnolia sinica isolate HGM2019 chromosome 6, MsV1, whole genome shotgun sequence):
taaaaccattgcttctgtttcacatacagagggattttgaaggtacaATCCAAGTGTTTGTGGAGATACCTCAATAGCGAActcagctcaatcttggctcaaacatggcccaagctgctgaccaaactgagccgagctggccagtcaggctcgaggaccgagtcgagtcgagttcgagctgaggtcagctagtggccgagctgaggccagctcgactcggttcgactcgatgtacactccTAATTATAGAGTTGTCAATGGGCTAAGCTCAATTTTAGATAAAATTGAACTTTTGAATAGGCTTGGCTTGAATAATTCAAAATATAGACCAATGCTAACCTTTAGCTTGGCCAATTGTCATGTCTACATCACTTGGAGAGAGGACAAAGAGAGAGAAtgtgtgagagggagagagagattagtctctctcatctcaaccctccTTCACATGTATATAGGGTCCACTTGGTGTGGTCGTGTGTTTCCTTGGCCCTTACTTTGAGGTTGACATAGAGCTCTCACTCTCCTCAATACAGGATGATTCAAAGAGCTTCCTATGTATGCTCTTTGTTCAAATAAACTTCTAAGTGTTTGTTTGGATTTTGAAACCAGAGATTATTAAAGATGAGGAGTCTATGGCTTAAATATAGACTTTTTGATAAACTTATAAAATTCTctatattttataaaaattcaATAAGTTTAATGTAGATGATATCAACCTTGCACAGCAGCACTACTCTATGTTGTTGACTGATACCgaacatcaaattgatccaaaactcgggtCAATCTCAATATAGGAAACAATATAAAGTCTACCTATATCCTCTGGATTTACTTAGGTTCTATTTGTTCATTAATTTTCCCAATAATGTAAAGAAAAAGtattatcattataattttactatTGCTAAATCAGACAATAGAATtgtcattcaaaagcaaaagtatTTAAAAACCATGTTAAAGAATTTGTTATCATTGTAATTTTCTATAACCTTACTGTAAAAATCTTGAATCCATACATTAACGATACTTGGCATTAAAGTATTATAAAAATGCCATACGCAGGTAAAGAAAACAAACACTAGAAGCAACCAAAGCATATGTTATCTTTGACAGGTTGAGTAATTTGCCATGgtaatttgtaattattgcaTATTTCATGCCTTTGGTATGGAAGCAGATGGGGCCGAACCTACCAATGTCCTGCCAGATTTacatgggtccaccgtgatggatctcatccacgccatccatcccctTTTTCAATCATGTTAAGGTATAGGTcgtaaatgaggtagatccaaccctctggtggaccataccagagatgactcttgcatttaatgatttgtacatttaatgcaaccaagtttGCTATCCGGTATAGTCTACGACACGGTTGGATGTCCCTATTTTTTAGCCTGTTCCTTAACATgtcatgagaaaagggatggacggtatggataaacagatacattatagtgggcctcacacaaatcTGGTCAGACATTGCAAGGTCTGAAAGGGCTCGGACGCAATCCAATTCcccttggtatggtccacttggttTTTGAAGCATTGGAGTAGAGTAATTTATTTGGAGTAACTTCCCATTGGTGAGAAGAATCGGATCAACGGTCTATATTACATTTATAAAGGACGGTGGACTCTATGCATAGCTAAATGTCTGCGTCCCATCCTGACTCTTCCTTTGCTCCCACTTCAACTTCCAATCTATACTAAAGGCAGCGTCcctgatggatggcatgtataCGAGTGACGTTCTCGCCCAACCTTAGTTAGGCATTCGCCAAAAATAGCTGTGAACCAGTCAGGCTTAGTTGTGACTTTGCTCAGAGCAGTTTGGGTGAGGAAGGGTAACAGCTAAGTTGGTGAAGCCTTGACCGTGGGCCCACCCAGATTTTTTTTtacgttgtatatccatgttgttcatctgtttttctaactcattttggagcatgatccaaaaaatatccaaacctcaagtggaccacattacaagtaaataatagtgattgaaggAAGTGGATTATGGAGTACACTTCATGGGGtctattgtgatttatgtattttatccagtttGTCTCtacattttacaagataattttaagacttTAGATCGAAACCGAAAGATATAaaaggctaaaatggaccacaccacaagaaccagtgtgaattgaagttatactgttgaaaaattcttagaggttacaaaagttttggatcaagaatatatatatttattttacctTATTCCATGTTTGTTTAATCTTATTAACAGTTcgaatgataaataaacatcattgtgaggcatagaaagatttcaatggtggaaatcattatttccactatttctatggtatggtccacttgagatttgtataagcttcaattttgagcacaacgcctaaaatgagatggaaaaacagacggcaagtgtggataaaccacataaatttacAGTAGACCTAACTAAGTTTCCAATTTCATGATtcaacgcccaccgttaaaaactttctaagtcaactttaatgtttatttaccatccatacggttgatatggtcacacagacccaaggggaaaaaccaaatatcagcatatgatccaaagcttttgtgttcgcgggaattttttaatggtgggaattcaatccccgctgtgtggtccacctaagatttgtatctgcctcatttttgggaccatgcaaacggatggatggcatgaatatacaattttaaaaaaaaataaaaatacatcaacgtcggccccacggtcagggccccACCAAATATCCGGACTCACCTAATTCGCGTACGGTGTCGTTGGTTCCAACGGTCAAAGAGCTAATGACAGGGACGTTTCCGTAATTGCACATTTATACACCTTTTccgttttctttatttttaacttttatttCACATTCTCTCCTCGGAATTCCTCTCGCATTCACCTTTCCATCCTTCAGCATGTCGCAGAAAAGGTACCCAAAACCCCCATAAATCTTCTCTTTTTTACATTTCACCCCATTCTCCTTCTATCAATGCAAACGCCCCTtcgttttttttcttctcttttcttttcttttcttttttttttttgcttcctgTAATTAGAAACACAGCCTGTTTGCTTTTCACGCCTTTCGGTTTTCGTCGGCTTCTGCAAATGACTTCTTGTTTGTCGCCGTCTCTTTGGTGAAATTAAGAGCAGATCTGGCAGAAAAATTCAATCTTTCTGTTGgattttgtctctctctctctcgcttgaATTCCACCTAAAACCGGTTTCCGTTGAATCAGGAACCACGGAAAGGTAGTCTTTTTGACTTTCTGTTGTTCTTTTTCTGTTCTTTGTGTTGAATTCTTGTGGAATTGACGGTTTGGTTGGGTTTATCAGATGAACAGGTTAGAatggggttttggttttgattgcaACTTGGTTGATCTTGTCTGTCTTGCTGGTTACTGTTTTCatttattcatatatatatattttgatctGATTCCGATCATTTCAGCATTTTCGATCAATTTGGCAAAATGGGTCTTCTtgtttttttctgattttttttttttgtaattattagaAGATGATGGTGGTCTTTTTGTTCCTTTTCCCCCTTTTTTGTCTGGATATTTTAATCTGATTTTGGTCTACTGGGGTCTTTTTCAGTGTTTTCAGTTGATTTGGCGAGATGTGTTGCTTTGCTTCCTTTTGATTTCATTGAATTTTgggttttattaaaaaaattagttCTGTttgttctttttgtttttttttttcttttgctgaaAATTTCAGTAAGATTTTGTTCAATTTGGGTCTGCTTCAGTGTTGTCGATCTGAGTTGGCAAAATGGTTTATTTGTTTCCTCAAGTTTTGTTGAATTTTGGattcattagaaaattatgatagtttttgttctgttttttcccccttttctGCAGAGTATTTTAATCAGATTTTGTTCCATTGGGGATCTGTTTCAGTGTTTCTGATTCATTCAGcaaaatttatttctttatttcctCTGATTTTGTTGAATGTTGGGTTTATTAGAAGATTATGAGAGTTTTAGTCCTGTTTTCCCCCTTCTTTTGCTGCATATTTTCAACAGAATTCATACAATTTGGGTCTGATTCAGTACTttctatcaatttggctaaatgAGTTTTTTTGTTTCTTCTGCTTGTTGAATTTTGGTTTATTAGAAGATTATGATAGTTCTAGTTCTGTTTTCCACTTTTTTGCTAAATATTTTGATCTGATTGTTCAATTCGGATCTGTTTTTGGGCTTTTGATCCGTTTGCCTTAATGGGTACTTTTGTTCTTCTGTATTTTGTTTACGATTCTGTATTCAAAGAAAAGGATTGCTTGGTTCATATTTTGCCAGTGTTTTGTGAATAGTCTGATTATGATGATTTTTGGGTATGCTTTTAGAATTTCTGGTCTTTTAGCTggatgttttttttgtttttttttttctggaaattTTCCGAAGATTGGGTTATCGAATGAGGAGATAGTTTTAGTCATGTATCTTTTTTCTTCCATTTGCTGAATATTTTATCTGATTTTGCTTAATTGGCGGTTTTTGATCTTTTCTGCAAAATGGGTATCTTTGTGTCTTCAGAAATTTGTTGAAGAAGGTTGGGCTTTATCTGGAGAAGATGATAGTTTTAATTTagcatttgggaattgatatctaCGACCACCTTACCTTTTTAATTGCAGCAGCATTTCCTTTCCACTTTGGCAATACAATTGCACAAACTTTGTATTTTGTCACCATTAGTGGCAAGTGTTAGTGAGGATGGGTCGTACTGGTCCCCTTTTGATCTTAGTCTTCCTACTTCTGAATAATTTAATCTCATTTTGCTCAGTCGTCGTCTACTTAGATTTTTTATCCTTTCAGTGAAACGAGTTTTCGTTGCCTCTtcataacattttttttctttttcgttgaAGGATAGTTTGTTGTTTCTTCATAATATTGTTGATAATTGAGTTTCTCTGAAGAAggtagtttttcattttttttttcctttttagttttttttccctttatgttTCTAAAATGCATTTCTTTTCAATTGCAGTCTGTTAATTTTATCCattctacttcttttttttccctctaaTTTCTTCCGTGTTTTAAAATTTCTTTGAAGGTTGAGTTTTagttttacaaattattttaatttagttCTGTTCAACTGAAGTCTAAATAGGGTTATCCTCTCTTCAAATGGTtgctgttttcttcttcttcttcttcttcttcttcttcttttttcctgatGAATTTTGTCAAAAACTGGATTTATTAGAAGAAGAGGATAGTTTTTTTTTGGGCTCTGATATTTTGATGAAGTAGGATATCCACAGAGTACAATTTTGATCAGTGGCTATTTTTGCAATAGTTTTTCCTGTTATTGGTTTTGGGTCTATACgtttgcaccaaatttcatgaaatatgatGAATTTTTGctccaaattagactgattaatccagatatttggtgcaacccaaTGCACCCTTAGCCTTTTTATTCCTTAGTTGTAGTTGGGTTGTTGACTGTCTTCTTTGATGCTCACAGTCTTGAATTTCAGCTCAAATTTTTGAGTTCGTTAGTTTGGGAGAATTGGCATTTGCTGTGACTTTTGCCTGGATTGCTGAAGTAGTTCTTCTGGACATGGCTACAAGAAAGACATCAGTTACAGCACAGAAGGATTCCTGTGGGTTTACATCTGTTTTGGCTTCTGCCCTTTTCGAATGGGTATTGATATTCCTGTTGTTCCTTGAAGCTTTCTTCTCATACCTGGTGACGAGATTTGCTCGTTTCTGTGAATTGCAAACCCCATGCCTGTTATGCTCAAGGCTTGATCATATCCTCGGCGGTGAAAAACGAGGCTTCTATTGGGATCTAATCTGCCAATCCCATAAGTTGGAGATCTCGTCATTGGTTTATTGTTGTAGTCATGGAAAACTCACTGATGGTCACGGGATGTGTGGAGATTGCTTCTCTTCATTTCCCACCAATAAGATAACGAACTATGAAAAAGACAGGTTGTCAGTGGCCAAATTGGGGTCGTTTCTTGAATACTGTGTTGATGACAAACACAACATTCGTCTGAAATTACCCGCAACAGTTGACGGAGAAGAGTTGGTAAGTAACCCGTCACTCAAGGATCTGACCTCCAGATCATCGGATCCAAGGCACTGTTCATGCTGTGATGAGACGTTGAGTAACAGGGATGCTCCTAGATCTTCACAGACCAAATCAACTGGTGTTGGGACTGCTGAACTTGATGTTGCAGGATCATGTTTGATGGGGCGTAGTCATTTACACCATCGAGATGGCTTGAAGAAGAGAAGGGAAAAATCATATGTATCAGCAACGACATCTTACCTTGGGAACCCTGGATTCGATCCATTGTCACATGTTGGATACACCGAGCTCAAGATTACATCTGACACTGAGTCAGAAGTAATGATCTCGGATGACGATGATGGAATTTCTCTGGTTCGTGAAGCCAGCACTATCAATTTAGAATTTGTAGCTCAATGTGTAGAACCAGAGTCTAGCACCATTCTTCCGGAAACATTGCCTGAAACTATATCTTCCAATTTGGGTGTAGAGAAGCTGGTCCATCAAACTCCTAAGTTGGAGCCTTCACTTTCAGTTCCACTCGAGCAATTTCATGCAGGCGAGCCTCATGGCGTTTCATCTGTAACATCTGCTGTTGTTGTTGGGCATGGATTGGAGGAGCTTAACTGGCATCAAGCTGAAGAAAGGGGCAACCAACCCACGACAGCATCTGAACTTGTGGACTTCTCATCTGCAGTATCCGAACTGGGCAACCACCAGACTACAGCATCTGAACTTGTGGACTTCTCGTCTGCAATATCTGAATTCATCTCTCCTCGTGGACTTCCCCAGTCAGCCAATGCCGAGAAAGCTCTAGTTGTAATATCTGAAGAGAAATGTGAGTGCATTCTTCTTTCTGACCTCATGAAATATATTCAGCATATGCTTGCCACGAAAAACTATAAATGCAGGGCTTGCCATCTGATGATTTGAATCATTCATATGGTGGGAGATACACTAAAATATCCCCCATCAGATGATACTAACTGCCtaattgggccccaccaaatgtggAACATCGGTTGTATTCCATTTTAATTGGACGGGTAGGATCATCTGATAGGTGCGATATAAAGGCAAGCTCCATCCACAGGGTGGGGTACCATATCTTTGACCAAGCAAAAAACGAAGGCCGTTTCTTTCAATCGAGCATCATATGGTATCTCATTATCCTTTCCATTGTGTGAACTGGTTTCTTGCAGTAAATGCTACAGTAATTGGTGACACGGCACAGGTGTCTGTCATGGGGAGTGGGGAGGTTGTCAAGTACGAAAGGTCTACTTCAACAAAATCAGATTTTAAAACGGACATGGCATCAAATGAGCCTGGTCCATCAATACCCAGTTGTATGGATTTAAACGATGCGTACAAGCTGGCCATTGGTAACAAAGGAAGCCATCCACTATTCATGGGAAAAGATTCTCCCAGAGGGCATGAAGATTTGAAGCTATTGCTTTCACAAATATCAGCTGCCCGTGGGTTCGAGCTTTCATGGAATGATATGATTCCTAGTCCAAGATTGCTGGGACATGGCGAAGATGTAAAGACATCTGAAGCTTCTAGCTCTATCGGAATGCAGTCACTTCAAAAAAGGCCTTCAATGGAGAGAAATGAATCCGGGTTTGATTCCTTGGATGGTAGCCTTGTCAGTGAAGCTGAAGGAGAGAGTGCAATTGATCAGCTGAAACGGCGAATTGAGTTGGACCGGAAATCCATGCGTGCTTTATATAAGGAGTTGGAGGAAGAAAGAAGTGCTGCTGCAATTGCTGCAAATCAAGCAATGGCCATGATTAACAGGTTGCAGGAGGAGAAAGCGGCGATGCAGATGGAGGCGTTGCACTACCAAAGAATGATGGAGGAGCAAGCAGAATATGACCAAGAAGCACTGCAGAAATCAAACGACCTCCTTtctgaaaaggaaaaggaaattcaGGATCTGGAAGCAGAACTTGAAAATTACAGGAAAGGATTGCTAGATGAATTGATGGGGGAGAAAATATGGGGGCCAAGGAACAGTTTGAACGGAGAGGCAGGAGCTGATTCTCATAGTTCATGTTCCGATGTCAATTGCCATGAGAATAACACCGACCTTCATTCTAACCCTGGAAAAACCGACATGGTGCATGGGCGCTACAATGGGAATAAGGTGGCCGTTTTGAAGGATTCTTTCTTCGATTTTGAAGACGAGAAGTTGTATATTTTGAAATGTTTGAAGAGACTGCAGAAGAAGCTTCATGCAATTTCTGATAACTGGGTCCATGTTGATGTATCTGGAGTTGATGGAAGTAGAGAAGGCTTCCCTGATAAAAAATTTGAGGATATCACGCAACATGGGTTTAATGAAGAACATTTATTTGTGGGTGATGCTGTTGAAAATGGTGGGTGTTGTCGAGAGGAAGGGCTTCAAGGAAATGATACAGAATCACTTGATCCGGATGAGGTGACCCAAGGAAATAATCAGATAGATCATGATGGGCTGCAGTCCAACATGTCCTATGCTAAGACTGATTTGGTTGCTATAGTAAATGAAGTTTCACATTTGAATGAGAGGTTGAGGATCCTTGAAGCAGATCGGAATTTTCTTGTGCATAGTATCAATTCACTTCGTAATGGAAATGAAGGAGTACAATTCATTCAAGAGATAGCTGGTCACCTACAGGAACTAAGGAGGATAGGGATGATGAGAAGAGAGCAAGCTGTTGCTTGACAATTCCCACTGTGTCATCTTGAAGGTAATTGCTATAATTTACAACTTAATAATGTTAGAGAGCTGTTCTTCCTACTTGTCAAGGAATTAAAGGGTCCTTAAGGCATTAGGATGTGCAGTCCCCTgatgtttgagtccataaagtgGGGCCAATGGCCCAGTGTTCCGGATTGATGATCTGATAAGTCCGCCATGGATGGAGGATGACCCTGAAAGTCTTTCAAATTGGAGGATCCTAGCAATGCAATCGCTGTCCTCTTCTCACGCCTGTTTCTATATTTTCTCTTAACCGCCTGTCTGTAAGCCTCAGATTGAAGGTTTTCTTTCAGAAGGTTTACAGGACATTATCCATAGGGAGGCACATCAGAACAAACAATATGGATCACATAAGAATAGGCCCACCTGTATGGTCGTCGGATGGATTAGGACACCACACATGTCGTGATGCATCAAGACCCTTTAATTCCTCTTAGCTGTTTGATCTGCAAATTATCATACCTTTTTTTCATGGTTCCTCAAAAAGGTCTTTGTGGACCAGTAGTCTTTATATTCCCCCTGTGGGTGAAAAGTGGAGCCACATCTCCCATGGAAGGCATGGGCCCCATTGGTACAACCAATGTGAATCTAGAGAGGTCTTACGGTTTTTATTGTTAACAGGAGTATGTTCTTTGTAAATCATGAAGTTTTCTGTAACGTGGAAATGCTTATACTTTGTCGTGATGGTTCTACTTTCCAAAACATTGCTTTTGCTAAGCGGGTCATTGACTTTTGGAGAGACATATGGCCTCCCTTGCATATTAGATGCATAAGGAACATTTCGAGGAGTAATATGTTAACCTTAGCCATGCaagaagaatgaaagaaacaTTTGGACTCCCTAATTAAGACAATTTCAGCATATAAATTGGCATTGATGGTTCTCTGACCGCAGCATCCTAGTCCATGTAGGACATTTCATATTCTGGTTCATTTAGATCAATTTCACACCCTTTATTTTGTAGGGGCTTTTGAAGCACCACGTGGTATCTAGTTATCATAATTTTCACATCCCACTCCACATTTTGATTGAACTGTTTAGGCATTATTGGATGCTGTTTGTTGGGCATTTGACTGGCCATTCCCCTTGGAGTAAACATAATGTGAAATGAAGTTGATGAAGTTTTCAAGGATTGTTATGACCACATGAGTGTTTAAGATAACCATCCATATGCAACAACATGTGCCAGCTTGGCATTCCTGAGAACAAGATCTAAGAACTCCATCTGGTGGATGGATCACTCTACGTAGATGTGCTATGCTTAAAAACATGCTGATCTACTCATCAGATGGCTTCA
Coding sequences:
- the LOC131249020 gene encoding myosin-binding protein 1-like; amino-acid sequence: MATRKTSVTAQKDSCGFTSVLASALFEWVLIFLLFLEAFFSYLVTRFARFCELQTPCLLCSRLDHILGGEKRGFYWDLICQSHKLEISSLVYCCSHGKLTDGHGMCGDCFSSFPTNKITNYEKDRLSVAKLGSFLEYCVDDKHNIRLKLPATVDGEELVSNPSLKDLTSRSSDPRHCSCCDETLSNRDAPRSSQTKSTGVGTAELDVAGSCLMGRSHLHHRDGLKKRREKSYVSATTSYLGNPGFDPLSHVGYTELKITSDTESEVMISDDDDGISLVREASTINLEFVAQCVEPESSTILPETLPETISSNLGVEKLVHQTPKLEPSLSVPLEQFHAGEPHGVSSVTSAVVVGHGLEELNWHQAEERGNQPTTASELVDFSSAVSELGNHQTTASELVDFSSAISEFISPRGLPQSANAEKALVVISEEKLNATVIGDTAQVSVMGSGEVVKYERSTSTKSDFKTDMASNEPGPSIPSCMDLNDAYKLAIGNKGSHPLFMGKDSPRGHEDLKLLLSQISAARGFELSWNDMIPSPRLLGHGEDVKTSEASSSIGMQSLQKRPSMERNESGFDSLDGSLVSEAEGESAIDQLKRRIELDRKSMRALYKELEEERSAAAIAANQAMAMINRLQEEKAAMQMEALHYQRMMEEQAEYDQEALQKSNDLLSEKEKEIQDLEAELENYRKGLLDELMGEKIWGPRNSLNGEAGADSHSSCSDVNCHENNTDLHSNPGKTDMVHGRYNGNKVAVLKDSFFDFEDEKLYILKCLKRLQKKLHAISDNWVHVDVSGVDGSREGFPDKKFEDITQHGFNEEHLFVGDAVENGGCCREEGLQGNDTESLDPDEVTQGNNQIDHDGLQSNMSYAKTDLVAIVNEVSHLNERLRILEADRNFLVHSINSLRNGNEGVQFIQEIAGHLQELRRIGMMRREQAVA